Proteins from a genomic interval of Dermacentor variabilis isolate Ectoservices chromosome 8, ASM5094787v1, whole genome shotgun sequence:
- the LOC142591314 gene encoding uncharacterized protein LOC142591314: MMRGPVGHAAGESLHLALFVDRQIEVLANLYVGQSLQDYVVFAGLVVKTKDDLIGLKNIEQSFKEYITNQSGLFTIPGASEALLFTHSGVGEIKPDYPDLVLQLAALFPSEQVSKSPYVSPDIYKEYYGPMIGHSGFMCALTMVQPESRGAVYLNEKDPNGPPSINPNIFRTNPDLNRLVKGL; the protein is encoded by the exons ATGATGCGCGGTCCTGTGGGTCACGCGGCAGGGGAGTCTCTGCATCTCGCCCTCTTCGTCGATAGGCAG ATTGAGGTTCTGGCGAATCTATACGTGGGGCAAAGCCTCCAAGACTACGTGGTGTTTGCGGGTCTCGTCGTAAAAACAAAGGATGATTTGATTGGTCTAAAGAACATTGAACAAAGCTTTAAAGAGTACATTACAAACCAGAGTG GACTTTTTACCATACCTGGAGCTTCTGAAGCTCTACTTTTCACTCACAGTGGCGTCGGAGAAATAAAACCAGACTACCCTGACTTAGTACTGCAGCTTGCGGCACTCTTTCCTAGCGAGCAAGTTTCGAAGTCTCCGTACGTGTCTCCAGAC ATCTATAAAGAATATTACGGTCCGATGATTGGCCACTCTGGCTTTATGTGCGCATTGACCATGGTACAACCAGAGTCTCGAGGTGCCGTCTATCTCAACGAAAAAGACCCGAATGGTCCGCCATCAATTAACCCGAACATCTTCAGGACAAACCCCGATCTGAATCGCTTAGTTAAAG GTCTCTAG